The Halopseudomonas sabulinigri genome window below encodes:
- the minD gene encoding septum site-determining protein MinD, whose product MAKIIVVTSGKGGVGKTTTSAAIGTGLALRGFKTVIVDFDVGLRNLDLIMGCERRVVYDFVNLINGDSNLNQTLIKDKRSDNLFILPASQTRDKDALTPEGVERVLNELKETFDYIVCDSPAGIEKGAHLAMYFADEAVVVTNPEVSSVRDSDRMLGLLASKSKRAEGGEKIKEHLLLTRYNPERVENGEMLSVSDVEDILSIPLLGVIPESQAVLKASNQGVPVIMDDKSDAGQAYADAVERLLGKDMPHRFLELQKKGLLQRLFGGR is encoded by the coding sequence TTGGCAAAGATCATCGTCGTCACATCAGGCAAGGGCGGGGTGGGCAAAACCACCACCAGCGCCGCCATCGGTACCGGTTTGGCACTGCGCGGCTTCAAGACAGTCATCGTCGACTTCGACGTAGGGCTGCGTAACCTTGACCTGATCATGGGTTGCGAACGGCGCGTGGTGTATGACTTCGTCAATCTGATCAACGGCGACTCCAACCTGAATCAGACCCTGATCAAGGACAAGCGCTCCGACAACCTGTTCATCCTGCCGGCCTCGCAAACGCGGGATAAAGACGCACTGACCCCCGAGGGCGTCGAGCGCGTGCTGAACGAATTGAAGGAAACCTTCGATTACATCGTCTGCGACTCCCCTGCTGGTATCGAGAAAGGCGCTCACCTGGCTATGTATTTTGCCGATGAAGCCGTTGTAGTCACCAACCCCGAGGTCTCCTCGGTGCGTGACTCAGACCGTATGCTGGGGCTGCTGGCAAGCAAGTCCAAGCGCGCCGAAGGCGGCGAGAAAATCAAGGAACACCTGCTGCTGACCCGCTACAACCCAGAGCGCGTCGAAAACGGCGAAATGCTCTCGGTCAGCGATGTGGAAGATATTCTGTCGATCCCCTTGCTGGGCGTAATCCCAGAGTCCCAGGCGGTGCTGAAAGCCTCCAACCAGGGCGTGCCGGTGATCATGGACGACAAGAGCGACGCCGGTCAGGCCTACGCTGATGCCGTAGAGCGCCTGTTGGGCAAGGATATGCCACACCGCTTCCTCGAACTGCAGAAGAAGGGGCTGCTGCAGCGCCTGTTCGGAGGTCGCTAA
- the minC gene encoding septum site-determining protein MinC: MTADTTLDLLDNDPVFHLKGGMLTMTVVELARLSHDHFARQLAEKVEQAPNFFVDTPVVIALDKLADKIDAAALKTLLATCRQHGLQPVALRGGEDFRPLAQSAGMVLVPVGRQREKVIETPAPAPKPAPKPAPAPSIEAPQPVLGGGKLITEPVRSGQQVYARGGDLVVMAPVSAGAELLADGHIHVYGPLRGRALAGVQGNSEARIFCQNLEAELVSIAGQYKVAEDLRKEQHWKQAVHITLAGDSLKITSL; the protein is encoded by the coding sequence ATGACTGCTGACACCACGCTGGACCTGCTCGACAACGACCCGGTATTTCACCTCAAGGGCGGCATGCTGACCATGACGGTTGTCGAATTGGCCCGCCTGTCCCACGACCATTTTGCGCGTCAACTGGCCGAAAAGGTCGAGCAAGCGCCCAACTTCTTTGTTGATACCCCGGTGGTGATCGCGCTCGACAAACTGGCCGACAAGATCGACGCCGCGGCCTTGAAAACCCTGCTGGCTACCTGCCGTCAGCACGGCCTGCAGCCAGTCGCGCTGCGCGGTGGCGAAGACTTCCGCCCGCTGGCGCAAAGCGCCGGCATGGTCCTGGTGCCGGTCGGGCGCCAGCGTGAGAAAGTGATCGAGACTCCGGCCCCGGCACCCAAGCCGGCGCCCAAGCCGGCGCCCGCGCCCTCAATCGAAGCGCCACAGCCGGTACTCGGCGGTGGCAAGTTGATTACCGAGCCGGTTCGCTCCGGGCAGCAGGTCTACGCCCGCGGTGGCGATCTGGTGGTGATGGCGCCGGTCAGCGCCGGTGCCGAACTGCTGGCCGATGGTCACATTCACGTCTACGGCCCCCTGCGCGGCCGCGCCTTGGCCGGCGTGCAGGGCAACAGCGAAGCGCGCATTTTCTGTCAGAACCTTGAGGCTGAGCTGGTGTCTATCGCCGGGCAATACAAGGTCGCAGAAGATTTGCGCAAAGAGCAACACTGGAAACAGGCAGTACATATCACTTTGGCCGGTGACAGCTTGAAGATCACCAGCCTTTAA
- a CDS encoding lipid A biosynthesis lauroyl acyltransferase: MDHAVFTRALLHPRYWLLWLGLGLLWLVVQLPYPLLLGLGRVLGKLMYWFMADRREVARVNLQLCFPQMNQLQREQLLRENFASNGIALFEMAMAWWWPKRRLARLAHIEGIEHLQNAAAKGQGVVLMSLHFTTLEIGAALLGQVVTIDGMYREHRNAAFDYVQRRGRERHNRDAKAVEREDVRSMMRSLRSGRAIWYAPDQDYGRKASVFVPLFGVEAATVTATSTFARLGKAQVVPFTQRRLPHAQGYQLTIHPPLQDFPGGDDTADAVRINQWVEQAVAAQPEQYMWVHRRFKTRPEGVARPYAKRRRRRRRSRR; this comes from the coding sequence ATGGATCACGCGGTTTTTACCCGAGCCCTGTTGCACCCTCGTTATTGGCTATTGTGGCTGGGGCTTGGGCTGTTGTGGCTGGTTGTTCAGCTGCCGTATCCATTGTTACTGGGGCTGGGGCGCGTGCTCGGCAAGCTCATGTACTGGTTCATGGCCGATCGCCGTGAGGTGGCGCGGGTCAATCTTCAATTATGCTTCCCGCAGATGAATCAGCTGCAGCGCGAGCAGTTGCTGCGCGAGAACTTTGCGTCGAACGGCATCGCTCTGTTTGAAATGGCGATGGCCTGGTGGTGGCCCAAGCGCCGGCTGGCTCGCCTGGCGCACATAGAGGGTATCGAGCACCTGCAGAACGCGGCGGCCAAGGGGCAGGGTGTGGTACTGATGTCGTTGCACTTCACCACTCTGGAAATTGGCGCGGCGCTGCTTGGGCAGGTGGTGACCATCGACGGCATGTACCGCGAGCATCGCAATGCCGCGTTCGATTATGTGCAGCGTCGTGGTCGCGAGCGGCATAATCGCGATGCCAAGGCGGTTGAGCGCGAGGACGTGCGCAGCATGATGCGCTCACTGCGCAGCGGTCGGGCTATCTGGTATGCGCCCGATCAGGATTACGGGCGCAAGGCCAGTGTGTTCGTTCCGCTGTTTGGCGTAGAGGCGGCGACCGTGACGGCCACCAGTACCTTCGCGCGGCTCGGCAAGGCGCAGGTGGTGCCCTTTACCCAACGCCGCCTGCCCCATGCGCAGGGCTATCAATTGACTATTCATCCGCCGCTGCAGGACTTCCCGGGCGGCGACGATACCGCCGATGCGGTGCGCATCAATCAGTGGGTTGAACAGGCGGTGGCCGCGCAGCCCGAGCAGTACATGTGGGTGCATCGCCGCTTCAAGACGCGCCCGGAAGGCGTTGCCCGGCCTTACGCCAAGCGCCGCCGGCGGCGTCGGCGCAGCCGCCGATGA
- a CDS encoding patatin-like phospholipase family protein, with product MMHMQRPSDCTGLILSGGGARAAYQVGVLSVIAELLPAGASNPFPVICGTSAGAINAVALASHARDFSVGVARLQEVWSSFHCAQVYRSDWLGVTAQAWRWARANLLGMPSKQPTALLDNAPLRDLLEHTLKFGQIDDSLSAGVLRAISVSAFGYQSADSVNFYQGVERISPWARHRRVGVQTRLGLEHLMASSAIPLVFPPVLLNREWFGDGAVRQQAPISPALHLGANRVLVIGVSDNLSSQPAGGRRGPRLRAALPPTLAQIGGHLLSSTFVDNLEADVELLERMNRLAGYLPTGSRHSGKGVRQVEVQIISPSEPLNLIAARHRKAMPRSLRAFLRGSGATRASGGSVLSYLLFEAEYCQELIELGRRDAMAKTDSLQRFLGLVCPLQEPAETDSHAGGA from the coding sequence ATGATGCATATGCAGCGGCCGAGCGATTGCACCGGGCTGATCCTCTCCGGCGGCGGCGCGCGAGCGGCCTATCAGGTGGGCGTGCTGTCGGTCATTGCGGAGTTGCTGCCGGCGGGTGCGAGTAACCCTTTTCCGGTTATCTGCGGCACCTCGGCTGGTGCCATCAATGCGGTGGCGCTGGCCAGTCACGCGCGTGATTTCAGTGTCGGGGTGGCTCGGTTGCAGGAGGTCTGGTCGTCCTTTCATTGTGCGCAGGTGTATCGCAGCGACTGGCTCGGCGTCACCGCACAGGCATGGCGCTGGGCCCGGGCCAATCTGCTCGGGATGCCCAGCAAGCAGCCAACGGCGCTGCTTGATAATGCACCGCTGCGTGATCTGCTGGAGCACACACTCAAGTTTGGCCAGATTGACGACAGCCTGAGCGCTGGCGTATTGCGGGCGATTTCGGTCAGCGCCTTTGGTTATCAGTCGGCTGACTCGGTCAACTTCTATCAGGGGGTGGAGCGCATCTCGCCCTGGGCGCGGCACCGCCGCGTTGGCGTACAGACACGGCTGGGGCTGGAGCACCTGATGGCGTCCTCGGCCATTCCGCTGGTGTTCCCGCCCGTGCTGCTGAACCGCGAATGGTTTGGCGATGGCGCCGTACGCCAACAGGCGCCGATCAGCCCGGCGCTGCACTTGGGCGCCAACCGGGTACTGGTCATTGGTGTTTCCGACAACCTGTCGAGCCAGCCGGCCGGCGGTCGCCGTGGCCCGCGCCTGCGCGCCGCGCTGCCACCGACGCTGGCGCAGATTGGCGGTCACCTGCTGAGCAGTACCTTTGTGGATAACCTGGAAGCTGATGTCGAACTGCTGGAGCGCATGAATCGATTGGCGGGCTATCTGCCGACTGGGTCGCGGCACTCCGGCAAGGGGGTGCGCCAGGTAGAAGTGCAGATCATCTCGCCCAGCGAACCGCTGAACCTGATTGCTGCGCGTCACCGCAAGGCCATGCCGCGCAGCCTGCGCGCTTTCTTGCGGGGCAGTGGTGCGACCCGAGCGTCAGGCGGCAGCGTGCTCAGTTACCTGCTGTTCGAGGCCGAGTATTGCCAGGAGTTGATTGAGCTGGGGCGCCGCGATGCGATGGCCAAGACGGACTCGCTGCAGCGCTTTCTCGGTCTGGTTTGCCCGCTGCAGGAACCGGCCGAAACCGACTCCCACGCGGGCGGCGCCTGA
- the rapA gene encoding RNA polymerase-associated protein RapA yields MAGFIPGQRWVSDSESELGLGTVLSQDDRLVVVLYPASGETRHYALRNAPLTRVRFSPGDNISHHEGWSITVNDVGEENGLLVYSGLREDGSEATFAETMLDNFIQFRLASDRLFASQIDALPWFSLRHESLRHFCRIQRSPLLGLAGVRTQPIGHQLHIARDVADRMAPRVLLADEVGLGKTIEAGLVLHRQIQTGRIRRVLIVVPENLQHQWLVEMRRRFNLQFALFNPDRCEGAEENPFEEEQLALISLEYLLENDKVSDYLQQTDWDMLVVDEAHHLVWDEDKPSPEYQLVESLARQIPAVLLLTATPEQLGQASHFARLRLLDPDRFHNLPEFIAEAERYQPVADAVQHLLEADQLTDADHSAIVDWLGNGAEAQLAALSQPGAAADEARDSLVRQLLDRHGTGRVLYRNTRAAISGFPERQLHAYPLPCPALYQDLEGRVALYPEQPLQADFDAADTLWWLEDPRVEWLIDTLKLLKRSKVLVICAHAETALDLEDALRVRSGVPATVFHEGMSIIERDRAAAFFADEEFGAQVMICSEIGSEGRNFQFAHHLVMFDLPSHPDLLEQRIGRLDRIGQRETIQLHVPYLEDTAQQRLFEWYHLALNAFQATCPAGNALQHEFGGALLQQLDHPDAKAWEALLDTARNQRLATEQELHNGRDRLLELHSRGHQDSEQMIDAIEQQDNDFQLPIYMERLFDVFGIDSDDHSDNALVLRPGERMLDAGFPLGDDEGVTITYDRETALTREDMQFLTWEHPMLQGGMDLVLSGSMGNSSVGLLKNKALKPGTMLLECIYVCEAIAPRALQLQRYLPPTPIRCLLDTNGNDLAAKVSFDTLDAQVESLPRQLATKIAKTQREPVENLLKHAEAAAQGQHQQLVQDARARFSRELDEEIQRLKALQAVNPLVRDDEISALERQYEQGNHVLQQAKLRLDAIRVLVVG; encoded by the coding sequence ATGGCAGGTTTTATCCCGGGACAGCGCTGGGTAAGTGACAGCGAATCGGAACTGGGGCTGGGCACAGTCCTCTCTCAGGACGATCGACTGGTGGTGGTGCTATATCCCGCCAGCGGCGAGACTCGTCACTACGCTCTGCGCAATGCGCCGCTCACCCGGGTGCGCTTCAGCCCCGGCGACAACATCAGCCACCACGAGGGCTGGAGCATTACCGTCAACGATGTCGGTGAAGAGAATGGCCTGCTGGTCTACAGCGGCCTGCGCGAGGATGGCAGCGAGGCAACCTTCGCCGAAACCATGCTCGACAACTTCATCCAGTTCCGCCTTGCCAGTGACCGGCTGTTCGCCAGCCAGATCGACGCACTCCCCTGGTTCAGCCTGCGTCATGAGAGTCTGCGCCACTTCTGCCGCATACAGCGCTCGCCACTGTTGGGCCTCGCCGGGGTACGTACCCAACCGATTGGTCACCAGTTGCACATCGCCCGCGATGTGGCCGACCGCATGGCACCACGGGTATTGCTGGCAGACGAGGTGGGCCTGGGTAAAACCATCGAGGCCGGCCTGGTGCTGCACCGCCAGATTCAGACCGGGCGCATCCGCCGCGTACTGATCGTGGTACCGGAGAACCTGCAGCACCAGTGGCTGGTAGAAATGCGCCGCCGCTTCAACCTGCAATTTGCCCTGTTCAACCCCGACCGCTGTGAAGGCGCCGAAGAGAACCCTTTCGAGGAAGAACAGCTCGCACTGATTTCCCTGGAATACCTGTTGGAGAACGACAAGGTCAGCGATTACCTGCAGCAGACCGATTGGGACATGCTGGTCGTTGATGAAGCGCACCACCTGGTCTGGGATGAAGACAAACCCAGCCCCGAGTACCAGCTGGTCGAAAGTCTGGCGCGGCAGATTCCCGCCGTACTGCTGCTGACGGCCACCCCCGAACAGTTGGGCCAGGCCAGTCACTTTGCCCGCCTGCGTCTGCTCGACCCCGACCGCTTCCACAACCTGCCCGAGTTCATCGCCGAGGCCGAGCGTTATCAGCCGGTCGCCGATGCGGTTCAGCACCTGCTCGAAGCAGATCAATTGACCGACGCCGACCACAGCGCCATCGTCGACTGGCTGGGCAATGGCGCCGAAGCGCAGCTGGCCGCCCTGAGCCAGCCCGGCGCAGCGGCAGACGAGGCGCGCGACAGCCTGGTGCGCCAACTGCTTGATCGCCATGGCACCGGTCGCGTGCTGTACCGCAACACCCGCGCCGCCATCTCCGGCTTCCCCGAACGTCAACTGCACGCCTACCCGCTACCCTGCCCTGCGCTGTACCAGGATCTGGAAGGTCGGGTCGCGCTTTACCCAGAGCAACCGTTGCAGGCCGATTTTGATGCCGCCGACACCCTGTGGTGGTTGGAAGATCCGCGCGTAGAGTGGCTGATAGACACCCTGAAACTGCTCAAGCGCAGCAAGGTGCTGGTAATCTGCGCCCACGCCGAAACCGCGCTGGACCTGGAAGACGCCCTGCGCGTGCGCAGCGGCGTGCCCGCTACCGTATTCCACGAAGGCATGAGCATCATCGAGCGGGACCGCGCCGCCGCCTTCTTCGCCGACGAAGAGTTTGGCGCCCAGGTGATGATCTGTTCGGAGATTGGCAGCGAAGGCCGCAACTTCCAGTTTGCACACCATTTGGTGATGTTCGACCTGCCCAGCCACCCCGACCTGCTGGAGCAGCGCATTGGCCGCCTGGACCGCATCGGTCAGCGTGAAACTATTCAGCTGCACGTGCCCTATTTGGAAGATACCGCGCAGCAGCGCCTGTTCGAGTGGTATCACCTCGCGCTCAACGCCTTCCAGGCCACCTGCCCTGCCGGCAACGCACTGCAACACGAGTTCGGCGGTGCCCTGCTGCAGCAACTGGATCATCCGGATGCCAAGGCCTGGGAAGCGCTGCTGGACACTGCGCGCAACCAGCGTCTGGCGACCGAACAGGAGCTGCACAACGGGCGTGACCGCCTGCTGGAACTGCATTCGCGCGGCCACCAGGATTCCGAGCAGATGATTGACGCCATCGAGCAGCAGGACAACGATTTTCAGTTGCCCATTTATATGGAGCGGCTGTTTGACGTCTTTGGCATCGACAGCGATGATCACTCCGATAACGCCCTGGTACTGCGCCCCGGCGAGCGCATGCTGGATGCCGGCTTCCCGCTCGGCGATGACGAAGGCGTGACCATTACCTACGACCGCGAGACGGCGCTCACCCGGGAAGACATGCAATTCCTTACCTGGGAGCACCCCATGCTGCAGGGCGGCATGGATCTGGTGCTGTCCGGCAGTATGGGCAACAGCTCCGTGGGCCTGCTCAAGAACAAGGCACTGAAGCCCGGCACCATGCTGCTGGAGTGCATCTACGTCTGCGAGGCCATCGCACCGCGCGCCCTGCAGTTGCAACGTTACCTGCCGCCTACGCCGATTCGCTGCCTGCTGGACACCAACGGCAACGACCTGGCCGCCAAGGTCAGTTTCGATACCCTGGATGCGCAGGTGGAATCCTTGCCGCGTCAGTTGGCCACCAAGATCGCCAAGACCCAGCGTGAGCCGGTAGAAAACCTGCTCAAACACGCCGAGGCAGCGGCGCAGGGTCAGCACCAGCAACTGGTGCAGGACGCGAGAGCGCGTTTCAGCCGTGAACTGGATGAGGAAATCCAGCGACTCAAGGCCCTGCAGGCGGTCAATCCCCTGGTACGTGACGATGAAATCAGCGCGCTGGAGCGCCAGTACGAACAGGGCAACCACGTGCTGCAGCAAGCCAAGCTGCGCCTGGATGCCATTCGTGTGCTGGTAGTAGGCTGA
- the ccoM gene encoding cytochrome c oxidase subunit CcoM → MYIDAAVIAGLITVGLILAFFGGVGLFIWKDIQKTKNKP, encoded by the coding sequence ATGTACATTGATGCAGCGGTAATAGCAGGTTTGATTACAGTCGGCCTGATACTGGCTTTTTTTGGTGGTGTTGGCCTATTCATCTGGAAAGATATCCAGAAAACCAAGAACAAGCCCTGA
- a CDS encoding tRNA-uridine aminocarboxypropyltransferase → MSSSSPSAARPRCERCLRSAQQCLCPLIPNLNSHTRLLIVQHPSERHHALNTARLLALGLQQAELLVAESLAEHPQWLAALQDPHWRTELLFPGPDVPLVSAQPEDSRPRRLVLLDGTWRKARKLMHVNPALQALPRVSLPASLRSRYRLRKVPHPGALSTIEAGVEALRILEPGLPVDQLLAPFDALIDAQINAMGADLYARNYRTH, encoded by the coding sequence ATGTCCAGCTCCAGCCCATCGGCTGCTCGCCCGCGTTGCGAGCGTTGCTTGCGTTCCGCGCAGCAGTGTTTGTGCCCACTGATCCCCAATCTTAATAGCCACACCCGGCTGCTTATCGTGCAGCACCCATCCGAGCGGCATCACGCGCTCAATACCGCCAGACTGCTGGCGCTCGGGCTGCAGCAGGCCGAGTTGCTGGTCGCCGAATCCCTTGCCGAGCACCCGCAGTGGCTTGCCGCCCTGCAGGACCCGCACTGGCGTACCGAGCTGTTGTTTCCCGGCCCTGACGTGCCGCTGGTCAGTGCGCAGCCTGAGGATTCGCGGCCGCGACGCCTGGTATTGCTCGATGGCACCTGGCGCAAGGCGCGTAAATTGATGCACGTGAATCCGGCTTTGCAGGCGCTGCCGCGGGTTAGTCTGCCCGCGTCGCTGCGCAGTCGTTACCGGCTGCGCAAGGTGCCGCACCCAGGGGCGCTGTCGACTATCGAAGCGGGCGTCGAGGCGCTGCGAATTCTGGAGCCTGGCCTGCCTGTAGATCAATTGCTGGCGCCGTTCGATGCCTTGATTGATGCCCAGATCAACGCCATGGGCGCTGATCTTTACGCGCGTAATTACCGCACGCACTGA
- a CDS encoding SDR family oxidoreductase, whose translation MQSTGQRVVITGAGSGLGRELALRYAREGARLALADINDDGLKETRQLVADAGGWSFSQRCDVRDFSQLAALAQSCEERFGGVDVLINNAGVASGGMFWDLSLEDWDFQIGINLIGVVKGCKAFMPLLLAQGNGRIINIASMAAHIQTPGMSNYNVAKAGVVALSESLLAELQPLGIKVSVVCPSFFQTNLLDSYHGPDHQSKNDMAKLLESSPISAADVADITYRESEADRFMILPHERGRLALEQKRADPQVIYQEMFKLAARRLQQG comes from the coding sequence ATGCAGTCAACAGGACAACGGGTCGTTATTACCGGCGCCGGCAGTGGGCTGGGGCGCGAACTGGCGCTGCGCTATGCCCGAGAAGGCGCGCGTCTGGCGCTGGCCGACATTAATGACGACGGCTTGAAAGAAACTCGCCAGTTGGTGGCGGATGCCGGCGGCTGGAGCTTCAGTCAACGCTGCGATGTGCGCGATTTCAGTCAGTTGGCGGCGCTGGCGCAGAGCTGTGAAGAGCGCTTTGGTGGTGTGGATGTGTTGATCAACAATGCCGGAGTGGCCTCGGGTGGCATGTTCTGGGATCTGAGCCTGGAAGACTGGGACTTTCAGATCGGCATCAATCTCATTGGCGTGGTCAAGGGATGCAAGGCTTTCATGCCGTTGCTGCTGGCCCAGGGTAATGGCCGCATCATCAATATTGCCTCGATGGCGGCGCATATCCAGACACCGGGGATGAGCAATTACAACGTTGCCAAGGCGGGCGTGGTGGCGTTGTCGGAGAGTCTTCTGGCTGAGTTGCAGCCGCTGGGCATCAAGGTCAGTGTGGTTTGTCCGTCTTTCTTTCAGACCAACCTGCTGGACTCCTACCACGGGCCGGATCATCAATCGAAAAACGACATGGCGAAGCTGCTGGAAAGCTCACCCATCAGTGCCGCCGATGTGGCCGACATCACCTATCGCGAAAGCGAGGCAGACCGCTTCATGATTCTGCCGCACGAACGCGGCCGCCTGGCGCTGGAGCAAAAGCGCGCCGACCCGCAGGTGATCTATCAGGAAATGTTCAAACTGGCGGCGCGGCGCCTGCAACAGGGCTGA
- a CDS encoding thiolase family protein: MRDVVIVDSVRTGLAKSFRGKFNITRPDDMAAHCVNALIERTGIDPKMIDDCIVGAGSNEGAQGHNIGRNVAVLSKMGIDVAGMTLNRYCSSGLQSIAIAANQIASGCSDAIVAGGVESITMTAKSRNTDNFVNPILEKDFPGIYYPMGQTAEIVARRYNVTREQQDEYALQSQQRTARAQAEGLFDDEIVPMNVKYQVQDKATGEVSVVDGVVDRDECNRPETTLEGLNSLKPVFAEDGSVTAGNASQLSDGASMTLLMSLDKALELGLKPLAYFRGFAVAGCEPDEMGIGPVYSVPKLLKARGLTVEDIDLWELNEAFASQCLYARDFLKIDNEKYNVNGGSISIGHPFGMTGSRQVGHLVRELQRRGKRYGVVTMCVGGGMGATGLFEAYQ; encoded by the coding sequence ATGCGTGACGTCGTTATTGTCGACAGTGTACGGACCGGTCTGGCCAAGTCATTCCGTGGCAAGTTCAACATTACCCGCCCGGATGACATGGCGGCGCATTGTGTCAACGCGCTGATCGAACGCACCGGTATTGATCCCAAGATGATCGACGACTGCATCGTTGGTGCCGGCTCCAATGAAGGCGCACAGGGCCACAACATCGGCCGTAACGTTGCCGTGCTGTCCAAAATGGGTATCGACGTCGCTGGCATGACCTTGAACCGTTACTGCTCCTCGGGTCTGCAATCCATCGCCATCGCGGCCAACCAGATTGCATCGGGCTGCTCCGATGCCATCGTTGCCGGTGGTGTTGAGTCCATCACCATGACCGCCAAGAGCCGTAACACCGATAACTTCGTCAACCCGATTCTGGAAAAAGACTTTCCGGGTATCTACTACCCCATGGGCCAGACTGCCGAGATCGTTGCGCGTCGTTACAACGTCACCCGCGAGCAGCAGGATGAGTACGCGCTGCAGAGCCAGCAACGCACCGCGCGTGCCCAGGCTGAAGGTCTGTTCGACGACGAAATCGTACCGATGAACGTCAAATACCAGGTGCAGGACAAGGCCACCGGCGAAGTCAGCGTGGTTGATGGCGTGGTTGACCGTGACGAGTGCAACCGTCCGGAGACCACCCTGGAAGGTCTGAACAGCCTCAAGCCGGTCTTCGCCGAAGACGGTTCGGTAACTGCTGGTAACGCTTCGCAGCTGTCTGATGGTGCGTCCATGACGCTGCTGATGAGCCTCGACAAGGCGCTGGAGCTGGGTCTTAAGCCGCTGGCTTACTTCCGCGGTTTTGCGGTAGCCGGTTGCGAGCCCGACGAAATGGGCATCGGCCCGGTCTACTCGGTGCCCAAACTGCTGAAAGCACGCGGTCTGACCGTGGAAGACATCGACCTGTGGGAGCTGAACGAAGCCTTTGCTTCCCAGTGCCTGTATGCGCGCGACTTCCTCAAGATCGATAACGAGAAGTACAACGTCAACGGTGGCTCTATTTCCATCGGTCACCCCTTTGGTATGACCGGCTCTCGCCAGGTTGGCCATCTGGTACGCGAGCTGCAGCGTCGCGGCAAGCGTTACGGTGTGGTAACCATGTGTGTTGGCGGCGGCATGGGCGCAACCGGCCTGTTCGAAGCCTACCAGTAA
- a CDS encoding GlxA family transcriptional regulator: MATDVRRVGFVLLPGTHPGAVMPALSVLLSANRMAEQQCYAAESYTLDDGLLQADDGLSLAAAPWQANVEGLAQLWLVADQLSAVDLLSAQLLGQLRQVAATGVLLGGLEAGAAALAQAGLLDQHRCAVHWRMLDEFRERFPQVEATTHLFELSGQLGSSSGGHATTDLFLTLVAQEQGQDLAALVAEDLVVERIRDGSERQRMPLRNRLGSSHPKLTQAVILMESNIEEPLTTDEIARHVCVSRRQLERIFKQYLNSVPSQYYLELRLNRARQMLLQTSKSIIQIGLSCGFSSGPHFSSAYRNCFGVTPREDRNQRRAQQAAEGAVKEP; this comes from the coding sequence ATGGCGACTGACGTCCGCCGGGTCGGTTTTGTGCTGCTGCCCGGCACGCACCCGGGCGCGGTCATGCCGGCGTTGTCGGTGCTGCTCTCGGCCAATCGCATGGCCGAGCAACAGTGTTACGCGGCTGAAAGTTATACGCTGGACGATGGGCTGCTGCAGGCGGACGATGGTCTGAGCCTGGCGGCGGCGCCTTGGCAGGCGAACGTTGAGGGCTTGGCGCAATTGTGGTTGGTGGCCGACCAACTGTCGGCGGTCGACTTGCTGTCTGCCCAGTTGCTCGGGCAACTGCGACAAGTAGCGGCGACCGGTGTGTTGCTGGGCGGGCTGGAGGCGGGAGCGGCGGCCCTGGCCCAGGCCGGGTTGCTCGACCAGCACCGCTGCGCTGTGCACTGGCGCATGCTGGACGAGTTTCGTGAACGCTTTCCGCAGGTGGAGGCCACAACGCACTTGTTTGAGCTGTCGGGCCAGCTGGGTTCCAGCAGCGGCGGGCATGCCACCACGGACCTGTTTCTGACGCTGGTGGCGCAGGAGCAGGGGCAGGATCTGGCCGCGCTGGTGGCCGAGGACCTGGTGGTCGAGCGCATTCGCGATGGTAGCGAGCGTCAGCGCATGCCGCTGCGTAACCGGTTGGGCAGCAGCCACCCGAAGCTGACCCAGGCGGTCATTTTGATGGAGTCGAACATCGAGGAGCCGCTCACTACCGATGAAATCGCGCGCCACGTGTGCGTCTCGCGGCGTCAGCTTGAGCGCATTTTCAAGCAGTATCTCAACAGCGTACCCTCGCAGTATTACCTTGAATTGCGCCTCAACCGGGCGCGGCAAATGCTGTTGCAGACCAGCAAGTCGATCATTCAGATCGGCCTGTCCTGCGGTTTTTCGTCGGGGCCGCACTTTTCCAGTGCCTACCGCAACTGCTTTGGCGTCACACCGCGAGAGGATCGCAACCAGCGCCGCGCCCAACAGGCCGCCGAGGGCGCGGTGAAAGAACCCTGA